In Paenibacillus sonchi, the genomic stretch GGATATGCTACAGAGGCATTGCAATGCATCTGCGGCTGGATTTTCAGCGATCCGCGGGCGCTCTGGGTCATCGCCGATACCGAAAAAGACAATGCCGCCTCGCACAAAGTCCTTAAGCATCTCGGCGCACAAAAGCACCGGGAGACCAAAGAGCTGATCTGGTGGCGGATTGCCCGGCCGGACACCCAGGCTCCGGCAGGAACCGTGGTCTGATACGCGCATCCCCAGATGCAATGGTGATCCGCGTGAGCCGCAGTTGTTGAGGGGCGCGCTGGCGTGGGACGGGCGAAACAACGGCAGTTTTGCCGTTGTTTTAGGGGCCGCGAGCACGGGACGAGCGAAACAACGGCACTTTTGCCGTTGTTGAGGGGCCGCGGGCGCGGGACGGGCGAAACAACGGCAGTTTTGCCGTTGTTTTAGGGGCCGCGAGCACGGGACGAGCGAAACAACGGCAAAAGTGCCGTTGTTGAGGGGCCGCGGGCGCGGGACGGGCGAAACAACGGCAGTTTTGCCGTTGTTGAGGGGCCGCGGGCGCGGGACGGGCGAAACAACGGCACTTTTGCCGTTGTTGAGGGGCCGCGGGCGCGGGACGGGTGAAACAACGGCAGTTTTGCCGTTGTTGAGGGGCGCGGGCGCGGGACGGGCGAAACAACGGCACTTTTGCCGTTGTTGAGGGGCCGCTGATGGCGCTCACGCAGCAGACCAAAAAACACGCGCCTCACGGCAGCGTGTTTTTCAGCTTTTCTCCGGCTTCGTACAGGGATTGGAATGTTCCGGCGTCGCTCCACCATTCCTTGAGCACATCATAGCTAAGCCTGCGGTTGGAGGCGTAGATGTTGTTCACGTCGGTGATCTCAAGCTCGCCTCTTTGGGAAGGAGATACGCGCCGGATAATATCGAATACAGCCTCATCATACATATAAATGCCGGTTACGCAATATTTTGTCTTCGGATGCTCAGGCTTCTCCTCGATATAGGCAATCAAGCCGGTATCCTGACTGTCGAACACGGGAACACCATATCTCCGCGCATCGTCCACCGGTTTCAGCAAGACTTTGGCTGTCCCCGGAGGCTGCTGCAGATACTTTTTCACATAAGGCGCCAGATCATCCATAAAAAGATTGTCACCAAGCAGTACGACAAACCGCTCACCCGGGAGAATGAATCCTTTCGCCAGCTCCAGCGCTTCCGCAATGCCTCCGGCGGCCTCCTGGATTTTGTAAGTCAGAGAAACGCCAAACTCTGCCCCGCTGCCTAAAAAATCCGTATACTGCCCCGCG encodes the following:
- a CDS encoding sugar phosphate nucleotidyltransferase, yielding MKGVILAGGTGSRLYPLTRLMNKHLLPVGKYPMVCYGIDRLRRGGITDILLVISKQSAGQYTDFLGSGAEFGVSLTYKIQEAAGGIAEALELAKGFILPGERFVVLLGDNLFMDDLAPYVKKYLQQPPGTAKVLLKPVDDARRYGVPVFDSQDTGLIAYIEEKPEHPKTKYCVTGIYMYDEAVFDIIRRVSPSQRGELEITDVNNIYASNRRLSYDVLKEWWSDAGTFQSLYEAGEKLKNTLP